Proteins from a genomic interval of Rhizobium rhododendri:
- the istB gene encoding IS21-like element helper ATPase IstB, which translates to MLTHPTLDQMSALGLAGMATAYRELIEQVHGNDLSFDERLGLMLDREIALRTDRRLTNRLATAKLRFANASIEDIDFRSHRGLDRRNVLSLAQGAWLKANENLILTGQTGTGKTWIACAFARQAARLDYSVLYVRMPRLFEDLALARLDGRFPRLIDKLARVQLLVLDDWGTHTLNDRQRLDLLEIFEERYRRKSTLITAQLPVAAWHEMIGEATLADAILDRIVHNAHRITLEGDSMRKRKTPTLLTGDEITEHNHA; encoded by the coding sequence ATGCTGACACATCCAACACTGGACCAGATGAGTGCGCTTGGTCTTGCCGGAATGGCAACCGCCTATCGCGAACTTATCGAGCAAGTTCATGGAAATGATCTTAGCTTTGACGAACGGCTTGGCCTGATGCTCGACCGCGAGATCGCACTACGAACCGACCGACGGCTGACCAATCGGCTCGCCACAGCAAAGCTTCGATTTGCCAATGCCTCGATCGAAGACATCGATTTTAGATCTCACCGCGGCCTTGATCGTCGCAATGTCTTATCCTTGGCGCAGGGCGCATGGCTGAAGGCAAACGAGAACCTGATCCTGACAGGCCAAACGGGCACTGGAAAAACTTGGATCGCCTGCGCCTTTGCGAGACAGGCGGCCCGCCTCGACTACTCTGTCCTCTACGTTCGTATGCCGCGGCTCTTCGAGGATCTCGCACTTGCCAGGCTCGATGGACGCTTTCCGCGCCTTATCGACAAGCTGGCACGTGTTCAGTTGCTGGTGTTGGATGACTGGGGAACCCATACCCTGAATGACCGACAGCGCCTCGATTTGCTCGAAATCTTCGAGGAGCGATATCGAAGGAAATCGACCCTGATCACAGCTCAGCTTCCGGTGGCCGCCTGGCACGAAATGATTGGAGAAGCCACTTTGGCCGATGCGATTTTGGATCGCATTGTTCACAACGCCCACCGCATCACTCTCGAAGGCGACAGCATGCGCAAACGAAAAACGCCGACGCTCTTGACCGGCGACGAAATAACCGAACACAATCACGCGTAA